From Impatiens glandulifera chromosome 7, dImpGla2.1, whole genome shotgun sequence:
aaataaatttgttttcaaatcgAGCTGAAACCAAATTATAGTACTCCCTTGCCGTtgaagtttaatttttatttcatttgtatactatatttttaatatgcactgataaaaaaaatgaacaatagaatgacaaaattattaaatattaaaaaaattaaatccgTGTCAACAATTTGGTACATCCATACAGCTCATTTAGCCCATATATATGATGCAACTTCTATTActaataactatatatttttttcttttttcaaatgtttttttgtataaataaatgtaaagaaaaaaCCTTACATACACATTTAATATTCTTGCAACATGAGAGTATTTCAGAGTAAACcctttgattattattttttaaaatatatattaaagacttGAGCTAGTGGGGagacataaatttaattgaattgaatggAGGTTCTTATCCATTGCCAACTTGCATgttcttataaattttatgtggATAATGCATTCATataattactaatatttttttaaaatttttttattcattttctaataacaaataaattgtatttttttaaatgtgaagATTGGAACCATGAATTTAAAGATATGATATTTTGACTATACCAATGAGATGTTAATCTAATATTTGGgtcactaattaattttgaataagtaCATATGTTGTCGGTCATCccttacaaatattttattttttttacttttgattCGGTggttaaaacattaaattaggGGCATGATCACAAAAATCAACAACATAATTTAATGTCTATGAACAATCAATCTTCTGTTGATTTAGATAGATGTGGTTCAGATTTCCATTTACTGAATAAGACATGACCTATGAATGAATAAgtaagtaattatttatttattaatatcatcttacattcaattattatatacaatattagaaaacttgttttaaaatatgttagtttTTAATTCGTGGTAACTTGctttattaataatagtaattcAAATTACTGTACCatttttatcttcatttcatgtttagtctaaattatttttggataatgatcaaaattaaagtgtGAAGTTTAACTTTATTTggaaaaagtttttattttggaTAATGTTATAggttaatttatgattttttcttcattttctaaaataaataacttattttataacttttattggAATCAAAATTGACTTTTAGttataatcttaattatttatatttcaactATATTTGTTAtctgaaaatttatttttgcaatttgagattatattgattttacttgggattcatattaaatatatatatatatatatatatatatatatatatatatatatatatatatatatatatatatatatacacgagATGCAAAATGCTTATACAATTATTActtaaatgataatatatttttaatttaataagctataaaataaataatatcatacGAAAACTTTAAGAACGtcgatttaaattttataaagttattttaggagctaatttattttctttgaaattttaggagctaataatttaatattgtttgtgGGTCAAGAAAAAACCTTGATGGGCCTTGGGATTATGTTTTGGACAACTGTACACTCTATAGGCCCATTTCCACCCAAATGTTAACCCTGTTGGGCTGAACAATTACAGCTAGTTGCTAGTTGGTTTCTTGTTCTTTAGAAAAATGAAGGATTTTAGGAAATAAACTATAGTTTTCAGAAGAAAAAACGTAGTATTAAAAGTAACATATTGAGATATTTCATATAAACTTCTTGCAAGcttctatttttctttttgtcttTCATGAGAATCATTTCCATTAGAGGAAGATGGTGGAGCTGAATCTTGAGTAGTTATCTTGAATTCAACATCTCATCTTTGAACTTTGGTAGAATCTCCAATAGACAcatttttcaaactcaaaatctTAATCTGGCATGAAACACTAGGTTGGCTATCAAACTCAAtaaagataatgtcatcaaccTAATAGAGAAGTATGCCAATTCTTGCTCGTGCTTGATCATCCCTTCATCCATGACCTCAAACATTTTACCTTGTTTTCGGTAGACAGAAGTTCGCTCGCAAAGGGCATCGTTTTTAGGTACTTGGCTCATGATGtcttttgtcatttttaaagAACACAAATTAGCAACCACCATCTTCTACTAGGCCTAACAACTCTCAAATGAtctcatcatcaacaacattgTGAATATGACATTTATGTTGTCATATTCACATgcacttttcttcttctttttcttttattatagtCCTAAACTAACACAGATTTGGTGGGTTAAAATGCTATGCCGGCGTTACTAATCatgatacaaaattattattattaatataatataatatatatatatattaaaaaaaattcacaaaatatgatataaatgataCTTGTCTAAACATAacgataaaaataatacaaaaacacGAGTATTCACCTCACCAAATATATCTGAAACATAACGAGATTAACTATTTATGAACAATAAtgaaaacataacataaaatttagtgTTAACGAGCtcaaaaattctcaaaaagaTCAATGAGTTCGTCGACCGCGCGCCTTCACCAATTTTCAAGAAGAGATCTCACATATCGTATAATATTAACGTTATTGGGTAATGTATTGGTCGACCGCGATCATATATAAAGTCTTACAATTTTTTCGAGCCAAATAGTCCACCATAAAATAATTGGAATAGAGACTCATCGACTCAATTCAATCAAACTTTCGGTTTCTGTCCAAAAATCTCAACAACCGATGATTAACTCAGATATCACCCACTTAATGTCAATAATATTCCAGAGTAAACTTCAAAACGCAACCACTCATTTACATTGCAAGAGCAAGTGATATGTTGTCTTCACCTATTATCAACACATTCTGAAGTGACTAACCATAATGcacattttttaaatgtatttgtCATTAGTCAAATCCCTCAATGCATTACATTTcatccaaaaaaaatgaaatttttgaagaaaattaaGAATCTCACAACTTCTCTCATAAGAAGGAAACACTACCTTGCTTCTCACGAAGATTAACATTGTTTCATGTAATCTCTATCCTTAAATATTCtctaatattagattttatttatgaaactatTTAAACGTCGatcaaatatgtttttgatcaaaacttttatatatatatattacgacGGAGACAATGATTAAGAATGACCAAACAAgataatctaaaatatatattaatatttggaGTTAATTGAACTCAAAAGGAAGTTGCGTTTAGTATAACAACTGCATGCCCCATATTAATGAATCGATCAAGCTCTCGTGATGATGGTGCGTGTAGTATCAATCGGTatggattaaaataataaattttattatatgaaaaCCCCAAAATGATTAGGCCCCATtacccattaataattaatcatatttcGATTTAAGATACGTGCACGAATTTTATTGCATTGCGTTACCCTTACCAGTTACTTACTACCCATAATATTTCCATCGTAAAATGCCATTGTCATGACCCCATCTCTTTTGGCTTTATTCAAAATgtctttttccttctttttttttttctttctttataactaataataacgataaatttactttttagaaattttttattttattttattatgaatttggTAATTAAATGTTTCAATGAAAAcccatatataatatatacataaaaacaGATATTTGCACATGTTTATGTTCAccttataattgaaacatataaaaatagtataattagttagttagagaaattattgaattgatattatatatttaatcgaTTGGTATCGTCCTACATGATTTTGCTTCAAGaaaatcacattttttatatataaaataaagtacataattattaacatatatacatcttgtataacaaaatataattaaaagattttgTCAGAAATCAAaccaattttatttgttaaaaatggtTAATCAAAGCCTTTTTCAATaacttagtttaaaaattattttgtcattcattttttttaaaattgtttaatttaattacatatttcgtattaaataaaatccaaaTTAATTCCATccttttatatttgaattttcaaaaataattatgattgtgACAGAgatcaattatattaatttttaatataatccaCCCAATAATTAAAACATGTTTGTCTAGGACAATTTTAAATCTAACTAGCCTCTCAAAGAGACCACTAGCTGACTCGCCAAAAGTTTAGGaccacaaattttatttaaatattttctatccattgaaaaataaaatagtgcTCAACAGTAAttcaaaaatcatattttttaagagaTAGACTAAAAAGTCACAAACCATTcctatttaaaacattataaataaaaatcatgaaTAATCGCttcttaagtttaaaaataatatatatcagttaatttaaatatatatatatatatatatatatatatatatttttaataaaaaaacttaaaatatattaatatataatgataacattatatatatatatatactttttaaataaaagatattttaatagttaatgaatttaatgatttaattaattaaaaagaaataacattatgtttgaaattgaattaaaaaaaacaactttaCTCAACAAACTCttagggttttatttatttattttaaatttaatcctaatcaaacattattgcataattatttttattaatcacatcattaaattaattaatcaaaatactaaaatacctttaaaacaaaattattttatcattatatattaataactttaaagtcattttacaaacaaaaaatacccaaaaaatacaaatactttcttaaaatcatcacccataaactcttatcaaacaagctctaagatgTTTCTACACACTCGAGTCGAGTTGCTTTCAAATATAAGCTACAGATAACCTAAgccccatatatatatatatatggacatCTCAATTTCATACTTAATTTTCTCAACAcccaaataaaaaagaaagatggaaagttGTTCAACCATTTTCCCTTCATTAACCAAACTCATGATCACAATATTTCTCATCCTCCAACTACTACTCATGATCAACACCACAGCCCAATTACATATCAACAACACAAACATGGACTACGTTTACAAGTCGTGCAACACCACCATGTACCCTAGTCTATGTTACACCTCCCTTTCTCCATACGCCGATTCCATCCAATCGGAACCTAAACTCTTAGCCAACGCATCCCTTTTCGCCGCTCTCTCCGCCACCAAATCCTCTTCCAAGTTCTTGAAATGGCTCGCAAAGCGCAAAGAGCTCACGACTAGAGAGGCTCACTCAATCGTAGACTGCATCGAGGAGGTCGGTGACTCAATTGATGAACTTAAACAATCCATGCATGAAATTACTCGAGATCTTGAGGTGGGATCGTCGGCGTTCGAATTCCAAATGTCGGATATTCAAACATGGGTGAGCGCTGCTTTGACAGATGATGATACTTGTTTGGATGGATTGGATGAAGTCAAAGTAAACCCTAGGACAAAAAACCTAGTTCGACAACATATGGTTAGGGTGGCTCAATTGACTAGTAATGCATTGGCACTTGTCAATAATTATGCCAAATCTCGAGCTTAAGTTTTTTCTTTACCAtggtttgtaaaataatttgtgaatatatatatatacttgtaat
This genomic window contains:
- the LOC124910142 gene encoding pectinesterase inhibitor 10-like produces the protein MDYVYKSCNTTMYPSLCYTSLSPYADSIQSEPKLLANASLFAALSATKSSSKFLKWLAKRKELTTREAHSIVDCIEEVGDSIDELKQSMHEITRDLEVGSSAFEFQMSDIQTWVSAALTDDDTCLDGLDEVKVNPRTKNLVRQHMVRVAQLTSNALALVNNYAKSRA